A single region of the Chionomys nivalis chromosome 5, mChiNiv1.1, whole genome shotgun sequence genome encodes:
- the LOC130874790 gene encoding LOW QUALITY PROTEIN: proteasome subunit alpha type-1-like (The sequence of the model RefSeq protein was modified relative to this genomic sequence to represent the inferred CDS: inserted 2 bases in 1 codon) gives MFRNQYDNDVTVWRPXRIHQIEYAMEAVKQGSATVGLKSKTHAVLVALKRAQSELAAHQKNILHVDNHIGISIAGLTADARLLCNFMRQECLDSRFVFDRPLPVSRLVSLIGNKTQIPTQRYGRRPYGVGLLIAGYDDMGPHIFQTCPSANYFDCRAMSIGARSQSARTYLERHMSEFMECNLDELVKHGLRALRETLPAEQDLTTKNVSIGIVGKDLEFTIYDDDDVSPFLDGLEERPQRKAQPSQAADEPAEKVDEPMEH, from the exons ATGTTTCGCAACCAGTATGACAATGATGTCACCGTTTGGAGGCC CAGGATTCATCAGATTGAATACGCAATGGAAGCTGTTAAACAGGGTTCTGCCACAGTTGGTCTAAAGTCAAAAACACATGCAGTGTTGGTTGCGTTGAAGAGGGCACAGTCAGAACTTGCAGCTCACCAGAAGAATATTCTCCATGTTGATAACCATATTGGTATCTCGATTGCAGGTCTGACTGCTGATGCTCGACTGTTATGTAATTTTATGCGCCAGGAGTGTTTGGATTCCAGATTTGTATttgacagaccacttcctgtgtcTCGCCTTGTGTCTCTAATTGGAAACAAGACCCAGATCCCAACACAGCGATATGGCCGGAGACCATATGGTGTTGGACTGCTTATTGCTGGTTATGATGATATGGGCCCTCACATTTTCCAAACTTGTCCGTCCGCCAACTATTTTGACTGCAGAGCCATGTCTATTGGAGCCCGTTCTCAATCAGCTCGTACTTACCTGGAGAGACATATGTCTGAATTTATGGAGTGCAATTTGGATGAGCTGGTTAAACATGGTCTGCGTGCCTTAAGAGAAACACTCCCTGCAGAGCAGGACCTGACCACAAAGAATGTTTCCATTGGAATTGTTGGTAAAGACTTGGAGTTTACAATCTATGATGATGATGACGTGTCTCCTTTCCTGGATGGTCTTGAAGAAAGGCCACAGAGAAAAGCACAGCCGTCACAGGCTGCTGATGAACCTGCAGAAAAAGTGGATGAACCAATGGAGCACTAA